In Zonotrichia leucophrys gambelii isolate GWCS_2022_RI chromosome 11, RI_Zleu_2.0, whole genome shotgun sequence, the genomic window CCAGCTTGCCAAGGAGGTGTGAGATCAGTTTCTGCAGGGCTTCAGCGCGGAGCACCGAGATGCGCAGCACCTCCTCGTGGTTGGCTTTCTCCTGGCTGCTGTAGCTCATCACCGCTTTGTTGGTGATGAGGGAGATCCCGAGGACTCGGAGGCCACAATGCCTGGCTACAATTACCTCTGGGACAGTGCTCATGcctgcaggaggagagaaagGACCAGAATGAGTCAGGATTTACACAAAAACAAGATCTCTCCAAGGCTGCACAATTCTACCTCCAAGCACACGCCCTTGTCTCACtccccccagctctgtgtctgaaCTCTGTAGTAGTTAAAGGCTGTGATATGTACAAGGCTCAAATAGCTGCAGACTACAGTTACAACTCTGCTCAGCACAATAAACCTCCTGCATTTGATCCTtgtgccacagctccctcctcaaGATGTGCCAGACTGCTTGCAGACTTGCTAAGGAACTACTGATGTGCTGTGTCATTTGGCTCTTCCTTGGCTAAAAAAGctattgcaaataaaaatggCTTTGAGGGAAGCTCGTTTCCTCACACACAGCGAATCTGCAGGTATTAATATACAGACTTCCATGAGCCAGGGGTCATGGAAGGAATCATAGCTGGAGAAATCATATGGATCATGGCACTTAGTTTTCTTTTACACTTTTGGGAAGGTATCCATGATTACCATCCCTAAACAAGACTCATAAGGAAGGCGGTTTGTAGAGAAAAAGCACAGTGAAAATCTTTACAATGTCagaattagaagaaaaatactaGAAAAAGACTTCATTTTTATTGAGCCCCACTCAGTCATCCTAAAATGGAACCATCTGAGCATGAGAGGCTTTGTGTTTGGGAAATAAACACAAAGTTGTGCTGGGATCTCTGTCCTGCTCAGCTGTAAGCACAGGGACTTTGTGCAGatcctcccaggagctgcactaAGCCACTGCAGAATGAAGCAGAAATACACAGAGCTCATttctccagccccaggagaCTTCAGACAGTCAAAGATGAAGCAAGTCAGCCTTGAGCAGAATTAACTGTTCAATCCACGTGCTCAAAGAGGCCTGGCAGCCCAGCGTGGCAGCTCACCCACAGCGTCGGCTCCCAGCGCCTGCAGCAGGCGGCACTCGGCCACGGTCTCGTAGCTGGGCCCAGCCTGCAGGCAGTACACTCCTTCCCTGGTGAAGCTCAGCAaccccagctcctgggcactctccatggccaggctgagcagatCTGGTTCATAAGCATCTGACATGCAGGGAAACCTCACTCCAAACCTGAAAGGCAGTAAAGGACACAGCTGTGTGAAAGTGCTACTGTTCCCTCTGTCAGAGTCCAGGGATGGTCATTCTTTAGAGAAAAGGGAAGTGTTAAGAGCAGACCTGCCATGGATGCAATCTCTCTCATTCCACTCTTATCATCAGGCAATTCTGCCATCAGTCATGGTTGGAAGCGACCTTCAAAGGCCATCTCATCAGAACCcatgcagtgagcagggacatcttcagctagaacaggttgctcagagtcctGTCCCACCTGACCCTTAATctttccaggaatggggcaccTACCTGGGAGTGACCGTCTTGCTAGATCTAGTCATCCAAGACTGTTGGAAGGTCTGGCACTACCTCCGTTCTGCAGGAACCCTTCTGGAATGGTCTTTCAAGGGTTCCTGTCTCTAGGGAGCACTGATGGTCAGTTCATTCTCTCTCCAGTAACTGCTCATGTTGTCTTTTAAATATTCCCCACCAGACAGTGGCTGCTCTGAGGCACAGAGTCCCTCAGGCTGTCCCTGGATGGAGGTTTGAGCCTGGCCTGATAGAGCATCAGTCTCTACATTTAAGGCCCATCACAGCAGGCAGCCACTTTACATCTTGGAGCTCCAGGGCCATATTTTAGGTAGCTTTCATCTTCTGCTTCAAGACTGGGTCTCTTGCTTTTGGTCTTAAAATAGCAGctcagtcctgctcctgctggagtgAATCCTGCTGGAGTGAATCCTGCAGGAGTAGATGGCAAACACTGTTATGCTGCCACTGAGGAGACCTGGAAAATAAACTCCCAGCCATGTTCACCAATGCAGATCTGTAGGAGTGGACCAGGTCCCTCATTTATGCTATTAAAGCTTCTGCTTGTTTACATGTTCTTCCAGCTGAATGCTTAGGGCACTAGGTggcttattttgtttttataaacactaaatattacataaataaaaacaaacttcCCCTTCTGGTCTAAGGTAATAAGTATTCATCACCATGAAAATTGCTTCCCTTTTCTGAAGGATGGCCAGCAATGCAGAAGCCCAATCtctaatttattaaaaaaatattatttccacaTCACTTCATTGCCTCTAGTTTTGCTCTGTTGTGCTTAGATAAATCCTTCCTGGTAGCTCAGCTGGACAGGATTTTAGGAGTTTGCTCAGCTAAATCTCTGCAATACTTTGAAACCTGATTCATAAAGACCTTTTGCCCATTTTGATGCCTTGGTCAGCAGTACAGAAGTCACctcccagagcactgcagtCTTCACCAAGCAGCTGCTTTGGGGAGGCAATGAGGCAGCTATGCTGCCTTTGAACACTGTCCAGATGCAGTTGTTTGATTGgagcctctcctcctgctccagagcaATTATGCAAGCCCAGAGAGCTTTAAACACTCCACGTAGCTTCTCTGCTTTTGATCACTTTCCTCCAACCCACGGCAATACCTACAAAAATGCAAAGATGTTCCACTTCAGATGGGTACTGTCCTCTTGCCATGGAATAGCAGCACAGTGATTATTTCTCctgaggcagctgccagcacctTTCAGATCCTTTCAGAAGCAAGAGCCAGGTCTCCTGTTACATCAGGAAGGAGCTAACTGAAAACCAGACAGGGCACCTTACTCTCAGCAGAACTTTCTCTCTGGAAAGATCTGAGGTCAATCCAGATGCCTGCCCTGCAAACACGTCCATTTTTCACAAGGGGCCTTCCACCTCACCAGTCTGATGGTGTCTTggaaggattttgggatcaTAAATTCATTTTGGAAGGGACTTTgaggtcatctagtccagcATCTTGCTCAAAGCAAATCCAAATCTGGGGGCAACTGCAGTTCAGGAGTGACGATATGCTAGAAGCTGCTCTCTGCATTCTCAGTAAGGCAAAGATTCTGCTACACAGCCAGTACAGGAAACCTGATTTCCCAGttcagccagcagcaggtggCTCTTGTAGATCTCAAGGTCTCTGAAGAAGGTGCCAAGACAACCACCTCTTATCAGAGCAATGCCTTCAGTGAAAACAGAGGCACTCCAGTTTGGAGACCTGGACATAGCAGTGGTAATCAGGAAATTTAGAGGTTTCATCTTTGCTCTGCCCTCCAGTTACTGCCCGGCCTCTGCTGTACCCATTCCATCACACCAGAATGGCTGTTGATAaacccaggctggggacagcacagttCACTGATTGCTCAGTTAAGAGGAACCAACAGAGAGAGGGAGTGATAAGAAGAAGAGCAGTGGGTGTCTTTAGCAGATGGTACAGCTGGTCGTGTCAGGAGAAGGATCAGAAGCCTACTtgtacaaaacaaaaccttctGGGGGTTTGTGTGTGAGCTCCTTGTAGGCTTGCACAAGTAAGCAacagccaagggaaggcagggCAGGTGGCACAGCACATACAGCTCCTGCTGTAACTCTTCCCTTGAGGTTACCTGGAGCCAAACTCTGCCTCAGTAAACATTTGTCAGTAGGCACAACTGGCAGTCCCAACCCATGGCTGAAGGGAGAAAGGATTAATTGGTAACAATGGAGCTGATGCCTTCTTACCTCTCATCGTTTGGTCCACGCAGGGGATTCTGCCCTCCCAGGCCAAACAAGCTGATGTGATCCCTTATGAACATGATGTCCCCCACTTGGAAGTGGGGATTCAGTCCTCCAGCAGCATTAGTGACAATCAAGATCTCCACCCCCAGGAGAAAGAACACCCTGATGGGAAAGGTGACCTGCAGGAACCAAAAGCATGTGTGCAATGAGTCTCACAGTGAGCAGACAGCCACTGCTACTGCATTTGTAGTATCACAATTTGTGGATGCAAAGAGTCTACATATGGAGACAAAACAACCTTCTGCAATTTTAAACATTCCTCTAATTTAAACAGAATGTTAATGCTatttaaacaaattaaacaTAATGAAACAAAATCTCGCATTAAAATTCAAGACCATATTTCCTACAGTTGCTCTAAGGTCAGATAAAGGTGGTACAGAAAGAACTTGCAGATAGTTTTTGCTCACTGCCAAGGTCTTGCAGAGATCAAGCCACTGTGCTGATTGAAGTAACTACTTATGCACATGGACTTGGAGAGTAATCCAAAGCTAAGGAACAGTTGggagctggagaaaaaaaaaaattagagaaatttGATTTTGAGGAGTCATAAAGGAATTCGGATGATACCTGCTATCAATCAAATGCTACTGtgagcaaaatatttcttagtAATGGGCACCACTTCTTCAAGAAGTTAATTTTAATAGACAAACACATCTTGATAAAGCTAACTTTGTATTGAATGGTTTTAAAATAGCTGGTTTTTAATAAGAAGTTGGGTGGTGCCAAAAATTACAGTTTATATCCAAATGCAAATAACCTCATTGCAAAAAAGGAATATCATAGAGCTatccaaataaaaaaagagccaataaataaatactattGTTGTTTTCTAGCAGAAAAATATGTATGTGCATGGTAGGTAAGATAAATCTCCACACATCCCAGTATGTTATTTGGGAAGTTATAGCAGCTTGCAGTAGCCTGGGAATTTTTctagggaaaaagaaagctaTAAACTATATAAATGCAATAGAAGATTAAAATAGATTATTCTTATCGAAGTCTTCTCACTGCTGATTTAAATCATGATTAAACTGACTAAGTTAAAGCATGTAAATTAATCTGCCTTATATGATAAACTATTTCCCtctgtgagagcagcagggtcagCCAATTTGTGTGGCTGTGCAGCATCACCTTCCCCCAGCAGAAGCCAACTACCTCTTGGTTTGAACtcccaattttattttctggggGCAGATCTGAAATCTAAGAAAGACTCATTTCAAGAGCACTGTAAGTTCATTGCAAGAGCTAACATCCTGCAGCTAGATAGCAAGGCAAGCAGCCACTTCTGCAGCTTTTACAACACCTCTCCCCATGGTGAATATTTTCCTTACGGAGAACTCACGGTGCTGAGAGAGTAGCCTTCATAGGAGTGGAATCTTCCCTGCATGCACACGCAGGACTGTCCATTCAGCTCCCCAAACACCAATCTGCCAACGTGCCCTGACACTGGAAATTAACAAAGCGGCATTTTAGTAACAGGTCTCAAGGAACTTGACTCTAGAGGGATCTGTTTGTTGATGATTTTGCTTTACTGCAGGGCCAAGCACTgcaaaagcaggagctggaaatcaaacaaataaataaataaataaataaattcttattGAAAAGTAGGGCCCCCAATGAAGGAAATGATTGGCATCTGACTCTAAGGCTTTGGAATGCTGAACACttgctttattaaaattatactatattacattacagcTATACTAAAATTATATTACAGAATTATTATAGAATACCATAGAATTTTATAGAATTTTTATAGAAGTATTACAGAATACTAAAGAAAACTTGTGACTATCTCCCAATAGTCAGGACACAAATTTTTCCAattggccaaggaaacaaaacagtcTTCAGCAGAATCTAATTGAcaaatcactttgggtaaacaatctccataactCATTCCACAGGTGCCAAACAACAGAAGCAGCAAgcagagataagaattgttttcccttcttctctgAGGTTTTCTTGCTGCCTTTCCTAGAAAAAATTCTTGGGAAattgtgctttgcttttctctgtaaagagaaTTGTGGCTACAAATACCTATGTATCTGTCCTAcgatatttatgtttttttacTGTGAACACACATTTCGCCAGCGTGGGACTGGTTTGCagtgaggctgtgctgcaggctgctggtggctggggTGCTGGTGGCCTGAGCTGTGCTCACCTGAGCTCCGTGGGAAGTGGGGGATGTCCTCGTACAGGAAGACTGTCCTGCTGTCCAGCACatcagccagagctgccagcccgGAGCCGCAGACGATGGCGACCCTGGGCCGCCGGGCAGCGCGGGCACGCAGccactctgctgcctcctggcacGCCTCATATCTGCCTCTGCGGGAGGAGAACAGGCAGGGAGACTTACCAGCCCTTCCTGGCATATTGGGGTAAcagggtagctatagatccaatggtgtcaagaacccacgtcttaagagaggaacccacttgccgcggcaaaaagtccaaatatggacaaCACTGGACAAATCTAGACCAGGGAAAagccttccagggaaaagcctttttttttattgttggcACATCAGTCTCAGAACATTGTTAACAGCTCGCTGGTCTACCGGGAAATGCCCCAGAAGGTGGGGTAAtacggaatgacataaaatcatctcagtttagatttcagccaatcacacaaaaacaagacatattgacaagctttccatccaaccttataaaacatacgtaatggtagttaaaacaaagactatttcataagaaacaaagaacagagtTCTATTCATGGTAActttctaaagatatacattaaataaacttgttgccatcctaaagccaaatctacaaagtcctattgttatttgtcacgtctactgcttgggaaacttttctgcttgcttgagAAACTTTtttgctgtaacagaacttcggcCTCAGCCTGAGGCCTACAtgctcttttttaaccatttcctaaaaaccctctgactTTATGGATTCCAACATGGCACACCTCATAGCTGCTTCTGCAGGAGGAGAACAGGCCAGGGAGACTTACCAGCCCATTCAAAGAACAAGCTTCAAAGGATAAAAGgtgcagggaaaaagaaatttcattaaGACTATAATAATAGAAGCTTCACTGCTATTATTGAAGATGCATCGCTTTTAATCTCATGTATTTTACTCCTGACTACAGGGAAATCATTTGAATCCTCTTGGCTGGTTTCTTTCTGTAGATGAAGAATGGCTAATGATACCTAGATCACAGAAATGTCACAAGGCATAACCACTCCTGCTTCTGATGGGCTCTGGTCTCCCCTGAGTTcctgaagaaagggaaaagcacaATTAGACTGAGAAATTCCAACCTATATGAGTGTGCACAGGGATGTCCAGCCTGTGATGGGGAAATACAAATGTGTGGAGTTCTGAAGACACCTGAACAACAGATCTGGAATGCTGTGCTGATGAAGGAGTAGACACTGTCATCTGCAGTAGGTAAAGATTCAGGTGAACTTCTGAGACATGGGTCAAGCATCATCTGCAGAGATGGAGAAGCCAATCTCTGTAAGTGCTGAGTGCCATCAGCTCCCACCACTTCCATCTAGGCTGGTACCACATGTCAGCCACCCACCCTCTCGATACCTCGTGCCTTCAGTACAGAAGGATGAACATGGAGATCTTACTCATCCCACAGAGTGGGCATGGGATCACACCTGCAGCCCAAGAGGCCCAATGACATCAGTCTCCATCAAAACAAGTGAAAACCAGGAATTTGGGCTCCAGAGTTTAAAGTGATTCAAGAGGGGGACTCGGCAAATACCTCAGTTAAAAAAAGTCTATTCCAGCAGGGAGCCCCATTGCCTGAAGGTGGGATAGAAGCTGGCATTACAGTGCCTGTTGTACATCTGTCTcatgggaaaggagaagagttCAACTTTTAACCTCTTGGCCCAGTATTCAGATGCCTTAATCACGGTTTTGAAACACAATCAATAGCAAAATAATCCCATAATCCTGTTTTCAATAGGACAATGCAGAGACTTTCTGAAAGTCAATATCAAGGTTGATTGGAAACTATCCTCAAAAGCAGGGGTACTAATAGTTCTTGGAAGCAACTCAATCATTACCATTGATGAGCAGAATTAATGATTGTACATGGTAGAGGACTGGGTCCTGGAGTGAACCCACAGGCAGGGTCAGCAGTCCTCTCTATGAAAAGTTGATCTCATTATTGAGAGGTGAGAAAATCAGACACTGTGAGGCTGTGGGTGATGTAAAATTGACTGGAGGTGCTGATGAGCAGTCACTATCTATCCAGGAATGTTACTTTTGGTTCTTTTTTgtcaagtctttttttttccagaggtgTAAACCCTAGTAATGCTGTgatgctgctctcagcagtctTAGAGGACGGACAGAAAAGCTTTCAGAGGTGAGGAGCTCCTCACTGCAGCAGGTTTCAGGCCACTGAGAGGATTTGACTGTGTACAACTGGTTCCTTCAACTAAAGTACCAGATATTGAAACAAAGGTTCTCaattctgtgctttttctttctttatactGACAGGGTCAGTAGTTACTGTACAGGTGTTTTCTGTGAGCATTTTGCCTCTTGACTGTCTAGTTGCTACTCTAATTCCTATCCAGCGTAAGATACATCAAACTTACAATCCTAAGTTACAAACTGCAATGTCAAAAATACCCAACAATATCATAAACTTGCAATCCAGTGGGAAGAAATAACTTCCATACACATAGATTAAAATGAAGAGTCATACTTAGCTGAAGtacttttcaaaggaaaagttTGGAAATGAGAGAGTTTATTTACCATCACATACTGAATTTTCTAAGTGTATCATGAGCTCCTGAAATAAGCAGGAGCTGTGAAAATGACATTAATAAAGACTACAGTTGACTACGTTATCACTTGCTCACAGACAAAAGCTTTAAAAGTGCTTTACATACATTAATGAACAATTCCCCCCAATTTCTCTGTTGAATAACTGTAATCCTTGTTTAGAAATTCAAGGAAACCAAGAGAATTTATATGTAATGCCCAAGGTTTTGACATACCTGTGGCAGACAGGAGAAAAGAACAAGGTCACCCGGATCTGCTCTTCCTCGTGACCATAATACTGCTTGTttcagtttttggttttttttgaagagCATAAACCATTGCAAAATAACATTAGAGAATGGATATTATTCCTATATCCTCAGAAATTTAAGGAATGTGGGATGGAACCCATTCAATCTCTGCTGAAGATATCAGGACTGACTGAGCTATGCCAAGTTAtggtggattttttcccccttttaaacAGAAGATATTAAAATACTTCTTAACCAAAGAAGTAAATCTCCAGTGCTGCATATGTTTCCTTGTCTGAAAGGAGCTCCAGCAATTGCACAGgggcctggcagagccctgtCCTTCCCAAAGGCTTTGGGCACatcagagctgtccccagtgctgagaGCACAGCGATGCCAAAATTAATCTGCTTGCAGTATTTCGCTTTCAGAAACCTTCCGGTGACATCAAAGGGACTGGCAAGCACTGATAATTTCTGAATGCAAGGGAGATACCTGCTCAGCAGGAGCAAAGGGGGAGTTTGACCCGTGGGTCACCCAGCAGAGTGTTCAGCCTGGAACTGCAAGAGCACAAGGCCTGTGCAAGCTTTTTGACAGCCTGAATTAATACATGGAGCACAAAGGCCCCTCTAGCTGCTCTAACAATGCACACCTAATAATAGTGCTCGGTAGCATCGCTTTGGATTAAATCACAGGATCAGCTGAAAACACAATCCCCTTTATTGTGATTGCTGTCATCCACTGGAGAAACACATCTGTTGCAAAACACAGGACTGTCACCGGTGACAGATCTTTTAtggcatgaaaaaaaaccacactctTACTTGCTTCTAAGTTGGCTGAAAGCAAATCTATGCAAAAAAACAGACATATCCCAATAAACAGC contains:
- the LOC135452976 gene encoding purine nucleoside phosphorylase-like, with product MAYAEEDRGRYEACQEAAEWLRARAARRPRVAIVCGSGLAALADVLDSRTVFLYEDIPHFPRSSVSGHVGRLVFGELNGQSCVCMQGRFHSYEGYSLSTVTFPIRVFFLLGVEILIVTNAAGGLNPHFQVGDIMFIRDHISLFGLGGQNPLRGPNDERFGVRFPCMSDAYEPDLLSLAMESAQELGLLSFTREGVYCLQAGPSYETVAECRLLQALGADAVGMSTVPEVIVARHCGLRVLGISLITNKAVMSYSSQEKANHEEVLRISVLRAEALQKLISHLLGKLGESSDSL